From one Anopheles bellator chromosome 1, idAnoBellAS_SP24_06.2, whole genome shotgun sequence genomic stretch:
- the LOC131216462 gene encoding UDP-glucosyltransferase 2-like: MRCSVMTVLTFGVALPVVLVLLLGTGVHRAESAKIVCVFPTASKSHVLGLQALLKELARRGHEVTMVSAFPLKKPPKNYRDVYLPIEDAFSSFMKEFMQGGSRNMMKLLPKVLHASLESSNMSINTPEFRQLVREEQFDLAIVGYFMNGFVIGIGQLFNCPTVLYFSEGVTGFTNVIGNPNEVAAVPHMLLGPWNPMSFFKRVLNTLVNGVEKLMMLYIRHKTLPYYESNFPTEKGYRSYDATMLNVSLVLLNSHFTQTVPRPYLPNMVEVGGLQINTKPEPLPADLQAFLDGAAEHGAIFISFGSNLRSSTLRQDKLDAILGMIRKLKQRVIWTWDQDDMPNRPANVFIGKWLPQDSILAHPNLRLFITHGGLGSITEAMYHEVPIVGIPMFGDQDGNVAQAVKDGWALAVSFDTLTESTLTTAVREVLSNAHYRDHIGTLARLYKDRPMSALDTAVYWVEYVIRHRGAPHLHYQGANLNMFQLALLDVYAFLATVLLVMCVLIRLSFRKLKRMMFGDSRGEKLQSQADQKAAKKKAKKM; this comes from the exons atgaGGTGCTCGGTAATGACGGTGTTGACCTTCGGCGTGGCactgccggtggtgctggtgttgctaCTCGGTACCGGTGTCCATCGTGCTGAGTCAGCAAAAATTGTGTGCGTCTTTCCTACGGCCAGCAAGTCGCATGTGCTGGGCTTACAGGCGCTGCTGAAGGAGTTGGCAAGGCGGGGACACGAG GTGACGATGGTCAGTGCGTTCCCGCTCAagaagccaccgaaaaacTATCGCGACGTGTACCTGCCCATCGAGGACGCGTTTTCATCCTTTATGAAGGAATTTATGCAGGGAGGAAGTCGCAATATGATGAAGCTATTGCCGAAGGTGTTGCACGCCTCGCTCGAATCATCGAACATGTCGATCAATACGCCGGAGTTCCGGCAGTTGGTTCGCGAGGAACAGTTTGATCTCGCGATAGTGGGTTACTTCATGAACGGGTtcgtcatcggcatcggccagCTGTTTAATTGCCCGACGGTACTGTACTTTTCGGAGGGCGTTACCGGGTTTACGAACGTGATTGGCAACCCGAACGAGGTAGCTGCCGTGCCGCACATGCTGCTGGGGCCCTGGAATCCGATGTCGTTCTTCAAACGCGTGCTCAACACGCTCGTAAACGGCGTGGAGAAGCTGATGATGCTATACATACGGCACAAAACGCTGCCTTACTACGA gtcaaattttccaaccgaaaAGGGTTACCGAAGCTACGACGCGACGATGCTGAATGtgtcgctggtgctgctaAACAGCCATTTCACGCAAACCGTCCCCCGACCATATCTACCCAACATGGTGGAAGTGGGCGGTCTGCAGATCAATaccaaaccggaaccgttGCCGGCGGATTTGCAAGCGTTTCTGGATGGGGCCGCCGAACACGGTGCCATTTTCATTAGCTTTGGTTCGAACCTTCGCAGCTCCACCTTGCGGCAGGACAAGCTGGATGCGATCCTGGGTATGATCAGAAAGTTGAAGCAGCGTGTGATTTGGACCTGGGACCAGGACGATATGCCTAATCGGCCGGCCAACGTGTTCATCGGCAAGTGGCTCCCGCAGGATAGTATTCTGGCCCATCCGAATCTGCGACTGTTCATTACCCACGGCGGTCTGGGAAGCATCACCGAGGCGATGTACCACGAGGTGCCGATCGTGGGAATACCCATGTTTGGCGATCAGGACGGAAACGTGGCCCAGGCCGTGAAGGATGGATGGGCATTGGCAGTTAGTTTCGACACGCTGACGGAATCGACGCTAACGACCGCCGTTCGGGAAGTTTTGAGTAACGCGCATTATCGCGATCACATCGGTACACTGGCGAGGCTGTACAAAGATCGCCCGATGTCAGCACTGGATACGGCCGTCTATTGGGTCGAGTACGTCATTCGGCACCGTGGAGCACCGCATCTGCACTATCAGGGAGCCAACTTGAATATGTTCCAGCTGGCGCTACTGGATGTGTACGCATTCCTCGCGACCGTGCTCTTGGTCATGTGCGTATTGATCCGCTTGAGCTTCCGGAAGCTAAAGCGGATGATGTTTGGTGACTCACGAGGCGAGAAGCTCCAATCCCAAGCCGACCAGAaagcggcgaagaaaaaagcgaagaaaatgtaa